One genomic segment of Halalkalicoccus jeotgali B3 includes these proteins:
- a CDS encoding mandelate racemase/muconate lactonizing enzyme family protein produces MTDDSKYRQLVADMMGGIGWRDLRKTDQRRAPERDVEITNIKTVVVEGNFPWVLVKVETDADVYGLGEAFPGPAGEYVEFLKPGLVGQNPLDIDRLVEHMTQLLSGLGGSTGYSQAAVSGIEIALWDIAGKLTGLPVYQLLGGKYRDEVQIYADCHAGENLAEATSVDPRDVYSPDSYAQAAREVVNEGFDALKFDLDVKVEEADTATRRLSRPAIQHKVDIVRAVREEIGYEPTLGFDLHWNFSVETATKIAQEVEEYDLDWLEDPVPPESAETHHKVVESTSTPILAGENLTRVEDFLPFFTQQALDIVAPDIQKCGGLLEFRKIAAVADAFDVPIAPHNISSPIGTMASVHVCATVPNAFALEWHAREVPWWEDMHAEDEDVIQDGVIQVPEKPGIGVMLDPDTIEEHLASGEELFEL; encoded by the coding sequence ATGACAGATGACTCGAAGTACCGCCAGCTCGTAGCGGACATGATGGGTGGCATTGGGTGGCGCGACCTACGCAAGACGGATCAGCGCCGCGCGCCCGAACGCGACGTAGAGATCACGAATATCAAAACTGTGGTCGTAGAGGGCAACTTCCCGTGGGTACTCGTGAAGGTCGAAACCGACGCCGATGTTTATGGGTTGGGGGAGGCGTTTCCTGGTCCGGCCGGCGAGTACGTCGAGTTCCTCAAGCCTGGTCTCGTCGGACAGAACCCGCTCGATATCGACCGCTTGGTGGAGCACATGACACAGCTGCTCTCGGGCTTGGGCGGATCAACTGGGTACTCCCAGGCGGCGGTATCGGGAATCGAAATCGCACTCTGGGACATTGCAGGTAAGCTCACCGGACTTCCGGTATACCAGCTGCTCGGTGGGAAGTATCGCGACGAGGTCCAGATCTACGCTGACTGCCACGCCGGCGAGAACCTGGCGGAAGCCACATCGGTGGACCCACGTGACGTGTACTCGCCCGACTCATACGCTCAGGCAGCGCGCGAGGTCGTCAACGAGGGATTCGATGCACTGAAATTCGACCTTGACGTGAAAGTCGAGGAAGCTGACACCGCGACTCGGCGGCTGTCCCGCCCAGCAATTCAACACAAGGTCGACATCGTGCGCGCGGTGCGCGAGGAGATCGGCTATGAGCCCACCCTGGGATTTGACCTCCACTGGAACTTCTCGGTGGAGACTGCGACCAAGATCGCCCAAGAGGTCGAGGAGTACGACCTCGACTGGCTGGAGGACCCGGTGCCGCCGGAGAGCGCCGAGACCCACCACAAGGTGGTCGAGAGCACGTCGACGCCCATCCTAGCAGGCGAGAACCTCACCCGTGTCGAGGACTTTCTTCCCTTTTTCACTCAGCAGGCGCTCGATATCGTCGCGCCAGACATCCAAAAGTGCGGCGGGCTGCTTGAGTTTCGGAAGATCGCGGCCGTGGCTGATGCATTCGATGTGCCTATCGCGCCGCACAATATCTCGAGCCCCATTGGAACGATGGCGAGCGTCCACGTCTGCGCCACCGTTCCTAACGCATTCGCGCTTGAGTGGCACGCCCGTGAAGTGCCATGGTGGGAGGACATGCATGCCGAGGACGAAGACGTTATCCAAGACGGCGTGATCCAAGTGCCTGAGAAGCCTGGTATCGGCGTCATGCTTGATCCCGACACGATCGAGGAACATCTCGCGTCTGGCGAGGAGCTGTTCGAACTGTAA
- a CDS encoding 2Fe-2S iron-sulfur cluster-binding protein produces MTFRSERDGLGVPYGCLYGACGTCTGRLLKGDLVQKE; encoded by the coding sequence ATGACGTTTCGATCCGAACGCGACGGTCTCGGCGTCCCGTATGGCTGTCTGTACGGCGCCTGTGGCACCTGTACTGGGCGTCTACTGAAGGGTGACCTCGTTCAAAAAGAGTAA
- a CDS encoding Cdc6/Cdc18 family protein has protein sequence MITDARVFQDTFVPEEVVHRNTELTHLSGILAPVLRGEPAETAAIFGPTGVGKTCCARYAVEQLRENSFNVRTQYVNCWQDYNRYRVLYRLLEGLDRTLDIHRQSTPRDVLYDRICEANDDPYVVVLDEVDQLEEKDVLYDLYTLSHISLILIANDEQEFYSNLGDRLYSRLTGSERVQFDPYSLDEIVAILDARANSGLADGVVSREQMELIADRAAGDARVAIGILRTAARKASRGGAESLTTEIIDAAVPDTRSELRQKTIEQLSHDQQVLYEIIEDHGETTPGTLYEEYEQRCDDPKSRRSVRNYLGKMEHYHLIDADGEKRARVYRLSESAFGARNS, from the coding sequence GTGATCACGGACGCTCGAGTGTTCCAGGATACGTTCGTCCCAGAAGAGGTCGTCCACCGCAATACGGAGCTCACCCACCTCTCCGGGATCCTTGCGCCTGTCCTGCGTGGAGAGCCTGCTGAAACGGCCGCTATCTTCGGTCCGACCGGTGTCGGGAAGACCTGCTGTGCTCGCTACGCTGTCGAACAACTTCGTGAGAACTCGTTCAACGTCCGGACACAGTATGTTAACTGTTGGCAGGATTATAACCGCTATCGTGTGCTCTATCGGCTCCTCGAAGGGCTCGATCGCACACTCGACATCCATCGCCAATCGACGCCCCGTGATGTTCTCTACGATCGCATTTGCGAGGCGAACGATGATCCCTATGTTGTCGTCCTCGATGAGGTCGACCAACTCGAGGAAAAAGACGTCCTCTATGATCTCTACACCCTGTCTCATATCTCGCTGATTCTCATCGCAAACGACGAGCAGGAGTTTTACTCGAACCTCGGCGATCGCCTCTACAGTCGCCTCACCGGCAGCGAGCGGGTCCAGTTTGACCCCTATTCTCTTGATGAAATTGTCGCGATCCTCGATGCGAGAGCAAATTCGGGGCTTGCAGACGGCGTCGTTTCACGTGAACAGATGGAATTGATCGCTGATCGAGCCGCTGGGGACGCTCGGGTTGCGATCGGGATTCTCCGAACGGCCGCTCGCAAAGCCTCTCGCGGCGGCGCCGAGTCGCTCACAACCGAGATCATCGACGCGGCGGTTCCCGATACTCGCTCGGAGCTTCGGCAGAAAACGATCGAGCAGCTTTCGCATGATCAGCAGGTCCTCTATGAGATCATCGAAGACCATGGTGAGACGACACCGGGGACGCTGTATGAAGAGTACGAGCAGCGCTGTGACGATCCAAAGTCCAGACGGAGCGTCCGGAACTACCTTGGGAAGATGGAACACTATCATCTGATCGATGCCGACGGCGAGAAACGCGCCCGGGTCTACCGACTTTCGGAAAGCGCTTTCGGAGCCCGAAATTCCTAA
- a CDS encoding endonuclease/exonuclease/phosphatase family protein has protein sequence MKVLSWNVQGAFPWQGSTDRIQSQVKFIAERQPDLFLLNEVTTKKRDLWLDSLQDIGYSEIEDSMEWAETLGNSDIPPHEDINHVNGNLTALYDGFRGTNLTRQSPSIRDGPWKNSELKNWNTNFPEKILPTAFKLGETKVAVWNVRAVPGTNWGEEKVKILETASRRILKAGEPPIILAGDFNAPKGEREDGTLIPWRSETQGQLSERWIAAERNILCGLTEIGMVNVFRHIHGYEGVEVAETSHTTFRFDHLIASEDLSPIDCYYDHSGFECSDHALIIGEFDL, from the coding sequence ATGAAAGTATTGTCGTGGAATGTACAGGGGGCTTTCCCGTGGCAGGGAAGTACAGACCGAATCCAATCTCAAGTCAAGTTTATTGCCGAACGACAACCGGACCTTTTTCTACTAAATGAGGTAACGACGAAGAAGCGAGATCTCTGGCTAGACTCGCTTCAGGATATTGGCTACTCGGAGATTGAAGATTCAATGGAATGGGCGGAGACACTAGGAAATAGCGATATCCCTCCCCACGAAGACATCAACCACGTCAATGGGAATCTGACAGCACTCTATGACGGATTTCGTGGTACGAACCTTACCCGTCAGTCACCGAGTATCCGAGATGGACCATGGAAAAACTCCGAGCTGAAGAACTGGAACACTAACTTCCCAGAAAAGATACTACCTACAGCTTTCAAACTAGGAGAGACAAAAGTAGCAGTCTGGAATGTCCGTGCTGTCCCAGGGACTAACTGGGGAGAGGAAAAGGTGAAGATCCTTGAGACAGCGTCCAGGCGCATCCTCAAAGCAGGTGAGCCACCGATAATTTTGGCTGGTGACTTTAACGCGCCAAAGGGCGAACGAGAAGACGGAACACTGATTCCGTGGCGTTCAGAGACCCAAGGTCAGCTGTCAGAACGGTGGATTGCTGCAGAGCGAAATATTCTCTGTGGATTAACAGAGATAGGGATGGTAAATGTCTTTCGGCATATCCATGGGTATGAGGGAGTGGAGGTAGCGGAAACCAGTCATACTACCTTCCGATTCGACCATCTAATCGCTTCAGAGGATCTTAGCCCAATTGACTGCTACTACGATCACAGCGGCTTTGAGTGTAGTGATCATGCTCTGATTATCGGGGAATTCGATTTATGA
- a CDS encoding outer membrane protein assembly factor BamB family protein, whose protein sequence is MGQELPVSKIDRRDFLRLSGGAVAASAFIGTASADPSADWPQPRANAARTASTAASGPKDTVQTRWSVTGDSNGVVVGDCIYIGDSGIIRAIRLADGSERWRVQTAGSRVSLSAGDETIYAAVGGNNWSSLLALSVADGTERWRNEQFQSIFVPTVGDDLYSIVEESDANDEETSSSLVALSAADGTVQWTQPLDMEEPTAPAVANDTIYIAGSEVVAIDTDGEEMWRNPAGGGTPAVANDTVYVTFSPGVRALSASDGFEQWEYVATVDDRPAEYAFPSAPAIVDETIYFGLTDYAREDATAMYALSATTGSEQWTTLFERDIVVGAPAVADGVLYSHVAGFADFPSERGTVEAGRAIALDADDGTLRWEVDDAEDTLFSDPIVTDGLVLVEKHSILADESVILALEEADS, encoded by the coding sequence GTGGGTCAAGAACTACCAGTTAGTAAGATTGATCGACGTGATTTCCTTCGATTGAGTGGGGGTGCCGTTGCCGCCAGCGCGTTCATTGGGACCGCGAGTGCAGACCCAAGTGCGGACTGGCCTCAGCCGCGGGCTAACGCCGCACGTACAGCCTCTACGGCCGCAAGCGGACCGAAAGATACGGTACAAACCCGCTGGTCGGTAACAGGGGACAGTAACGGTGTTGTTGTCGGTGACTGTATCTATATTGGAGATTCCGGTATTATTCGAGCCATTCGGCTTGCAGACGGATCCGAACGGTGGCGAGTGCAGACTGCAGGGTCGAGAGTGAGTTTGTCTGCCGGCGATGAAACGATCTATGCTGCCGTCGGTGGCAATAATTGGTCGAGTCTCCTCGCGCTGTCAGTAGCTGATGGCACTGAACGATGGCGCAACGAACAGTTCCAATCGATATTCGTGCCTACGGTTGGTGACGACCTGTATTCGATCGTTGAGGAATCTGACGCTAATGACGAGGAGACGTCCTCATCGTTAGTTGCTCTTTCTGCGGCCGATGGAACGGTTCAGTGGACCCAACCACTCGATATGGAGGAACCGACTGCACCAGCAGTTGCCAACGACACCATCTATATCGCCGGTTCTGAGGTGGTTGCGATTGACACAGATGGTGAAGAAATGTGGCGGAACCCTGCCGGTGGAGGTACTCCCGCTGTAGCGAATGACACGGTCTATGTGACTTTTTCGCCAGGCGTGCGTGCGCTGTCGGCGAGTGATGGCTTTGAGCAATGGGAGTACGTCGCTACCGTTGACGATCGGCCGGCTGAGTATGCGTTTCCGTCAGCACCGGCAATCGTCGATGAAACGATCTACTTCGGGTTGACCGACTATGCCCGTGAGGATGCAACGGCGATGTACGCGCTTTCTGCGACTACTGGAAGCGAACAGTGGACGACATTGTTCGAGCGCGACATTGTCGTTGGGGCACCAGCGGTTGCTGATGGTGTCCTCTACAGTCACGTAGCTGGATTTGCTGATTTCCCCAGCGAGCGTGGGACCGTAGAAGCGGGGAGAGCGATTGCACTTGATGCCGACGATGGCACCCTTCGCTGGGAAGTCGATGACGCGGAGGACACGTTGTTTTCCGATCCCATTGTTACCGACGGTCTCGTGTTGGTCGAGAAACACTCAATACTTGCTGATGAATCTGTTATACTGGCGCTTGAGGAGGCTGATTCGTAG
- a CDS encoding CocE/NonD family hydrolase, with product MRRRQLLKSIGIGTVGIASSGAVSAEPNQLYTQADGDIDYDDTFAKKEWGYVRHDWNPPTGTDRPVVYTHDGYVGASFAADGPTHYIRMPDDTLIATSVGVYSAIPSPDLGDEYVHVQSSVRATACSAGDAADFGEVYDKRSHGLDGYEIIEWLADRPWSLDRIGLFGLSYSGMTSIRVASTQPPSLACVSANVIMGDLLRGRTFPGGVDNLAFDNWLNNLPTLWWDEESQDIIPEQEDPFCRQHRANRDPQAIIDQHPTWYRERTENDGYRRINFVEMAKQIKVPTYISVAWQDGQVGQRGGPTVYNALDPDPIHPGDFPGRRPPSPELRESPKFLRATNGVHGTAWRALGRDRDGRRWFDYWLRGKNTDIMQEAPVRLDFGMDTEDSHGTMSFDGFPASNTDWTRYYIAGDHELTTERPSTAGEETYTSSSPDYWYIDDLTDETLLSYWSTPFDDPRVIAGPITATLYLQSSAENTEMYVSLADVEPEDEAVTYLQRGMLRASHRELDDSQTLRNEAGEIIRPYHTMVNPTPIVPGELYRYDIEIFPLGHIIYPGHRLLVNIHAPPQEEGPDPARYWEYDPLDSGSENSLSYGGDTPSSILWPMLEWGSKRGNRGTSLPPEPACGEPDGYTCTEVTLPR from the coding sequence ATGAGGCGGAGACAGCTTCTGAAATCAATCGGGATCGGAACAGTCGGAATCGCAAGTAGTGGCGCCGTCAGTGCTGAGCCAAATCAACTCTATACACAGGCGGATGGAGACATCGACTACGACGACACGTTCGCGAAAAAAGAGTGGGGATACGTTCGCCACGATTGGAACCCGCCAACTGGTACGGATCGGCCCGTCGTGTACACGCACGACGGGTATGTAGGCGCAAGTTTCGCAGCCGACGGCCCGACCCACTATATTCGAATGCCAGACGACACACTCATCGCGACGAGCGTTGGCGTTTATAGTGCTATTCCGTCGCCGGATCTCGGCGATGAGTACGTCCACGTCCAATCAAGCGTCCGAGCAACAGCATGCTCAGCCGGCGATGCAGCAGATTTCGGTGAAGTCTACGATAAACGGAGTCATGGCTTGGATGGATATGAGATCATTGAGTGGCTTGCGGATCGTCCGTGGTCGCTTGATCGGATCGGTTTGTTCGGACTCTCGTATTCAGGAATGACATCCATTCGGGTCGCCTCCACCCAGCCACCATCATTAGCCTGTGTCTCCGCGAACGTGATCATGGGTGATCTACTCCGAGGCCGCACCTTCCCCGGCGGTGTCGATAACCTCGCGTTCGATAACTGGCTTAACAACCTCCCAACGTTGTGGTGGGATGAAGAATCACAAGACATCATCCCAGAACAGGAGGATCCGTTCTGCAGACAGCATCGGGCAAACCGTGATCCACAAGCGATCATCGATCAACATCCCACGTGGTATCGGGAGCGAACGGAGAACGATGGCTATCGGCGAATCAATTTCGTCGAAATGGCGAAGCAAATCAAGGTTCCAACCTATATTAGCGTCGCGTGGCAGGATGGTCAAGTCGGGCAGCGCGGCGGTCCCACAGTGTACAACGCTCTCGATCCGGATCCAATTCATCCTGGAGATTTCCCGGGCCGACGCCCACCGAGCCCCGAACTCCGCGAGTCGCCGAAATTCCTGCGGGCAACGAACGGGGTCCACGGCACTGCATGGCGGGCACTTGGTCGCGATCGGGATGGTCGACGCTGGTTCGACTACTGGCTCCGCGGGAAAAATACCGATATCATGCAGGAAGCTCCTGTTCGGTTGGACTTCGGGATGGATACCGAAGACAGCCACGGCACGATGAGTTTTGATGGCTTCCCAGCATCAAACACGGACTGGACACGCTATTACATCGCTGGTGACCACGAGTTGACGACCGAACGACCGTCAACTGCGGGTGAGGAGACGTATACGAGTTCAAGCCCAGACTACTGGTATATCGATGATCTGACTGACGAGACGCTCCTCAGTTACTGGTCAACCCCATTCGATGATCCACGTGTGATTGCTGGTCCAATTACTGCGACCCTCTATTTGCAGTCATCGGCAGAGAACACCGAGATGTATGTCTCACTGGCCGATGTTGAGCCAGAGGATGAAGCCGTAACGTATCTCCAGCGGGGTATGTTGCGCGCAAGTCACCGCGAACTCGATGACTCGCAAACGCTTCGAAATGAAGCTGGGGAGATCATTCGCCCGTATCATACAATGGTCAATCCAACACCGATTGTCCCTGGGGAACTCTATCGCTACGATATCGAAATCTTCCCGCTTGGCCATATCATCTACCCAGGGCATCGACTACTGGTCAATATTCACGCTCCACCCCAAGAGGAAGGTCCGGACCCAGCCCGCTACTGGGAGTATGATCCACTCGATAGCGGCAGTGAGAATTCCCTGTCCTATGGTGGGGATACGCCGTCAAGCATCCTCTGGCCGATGCTCGAATGGGGATCGAAACGAGGAAATCGGGGTACGTCGTTACCGCCCGAACCGGCATGTGGCGAACCAGATGGCTACACCTGTACGGAGGTCACTCTCCCCCGGTAA
- a CDS encoding type B DNA-directed DNA polymerase: MVYTIDFLDSGDVYEWSITPTGAEYERVTDYTPTIYVTYDGRAEDGLSDLQERLASSPTVASMAIEQWRQGFRHEHESILRIDVRELAAVRPLASQIRKLGWPGEYKLYNVDFSREFRYCLERGRDPTPTRVPSVLAIDAEPPALSNPPLTELQINEETVTGSPEAILYAIQRRLRQVDPDVLVLSSGELIPTLSEMADQHDVDLQLGRRPGWERLAGRSTYESYGSVGHSPARYNVPGRVIIDRSNTFFHSQSGLDGCLDMVRRSGKPLQELGWASIGNVLTAMQIREARDREVLVPWNSWRHEFFKPLSTLHDADRGGYTFSPEAGFHENVHELDFSSLYPNIICQFNVSPETIRCDCHADRADVPGLEYSICDERGYLPDVLQPLIDARDTMKREIREIDDEERVAVLKSRADAIKWILVSCFGYQGFSNAKFGRIECHEAINAYAREILLDTKETFEANGWHLLHGIVDSLWVTAIEGQKQTPLTELATVISDRVGIRLEYESAFEWLALVPLRDRDEGALTKYFGKVASATGDEPEYKYRGIECRQRSTPDWITNAQQELIVTLDQSRSPEVVCARLQRQLAELHAGRVDPEVLTIDNRPSKHVEEYTRTTRTVAALQRAQDEGLDPQPGQDVSYVVVDDSKRSRDRVQLTHELSQQYDAEFYADLLLRAAESVCSPLGWQRSDIEAYLSDHQDSSLAAFQN; this comes from the coding sequence ATGGTCTATACGATCGATTTTCTCGACTCTGGGGACGTCTACGAGTGGTCGATCACTCCCACTGGTGCTGAGTACGAACGAGTGACCGACTATACGCCGACGATCTACGTGACCTACGATGGCCGGGCCGAGGATGGGCTTTCTGACCTTCAGGAGCGTCTTGCGTCCTCTCCGACAGTCGCCTCGATGGCGATCGAACAGTGGCGGCAGGGGTTTCGCCATGAACACGAGTCGATACTTCGAATTGATGTTCGAGAGCTTGCTGCTGTCCGTCCGTTAGCCTCACAAATCCGCAAACTCGGCTGGCCTGGTGAGTACAAACTCTACAACGTGGATTTTTCACGGGAGTTTCGCTACTGCTTGGAGCGTGGCCGTGACCCCACTCCAACCCGCGTTCCATCGGTGCTTGCGATCGATGCTGAACCACCCGCCCTCTCGAATCCACCGCTCACTGAGCTTCAGATCAATGAGGAGACGGTGACAGGCTCACCGGAGGCCATACTGTACGCGATTCAGCGGCGACTCAGGCAGGTTGACCCGGATGTGTTGGTCCTCTCTTCGGGTGAACTCATACCGACGCTCTCCGAGATGGCCGACCAGCACGATGTCGACCTCCAGCTTGGACGACGACCCGGCTGGGAGCGACTTGCCGGGCGGTCGACCTACGAGAGTTATGGCAGCGTTGGCCACTCTCCAGCGCGATATAACGTTCCAGGACGGGTGATTATCGATCGCTCAAATACGTTCTTTCACTCCCAATCGGGGTTGGATGGCTGTCTGGATATGGTTCGTCGCTCGGGGAAACCACTGCAGGAACTCGGGTGGGCATCGATCGGCAACGTTCTGACGGCGATGCAGATTCGTGAGGCCCGAGATCGGGAGGTGTTAGTGCCGTGGAACTCCTGGCGCCACGAGTTTTTCAAGCCACTCTCAACGCTTCACGATGCTGACCGGGGTGGGTACACGTTTTCTCCGGAAGCCGGCTTTCACGAGAACGTCCACGAGCTCGATTTCTCCTCGTTGTATCCGAACATCATCTGCCAGTTCAACGTAAGCCCTGAGACGATCCGGTGTGACTGTCACGCCGATCGGGCAGACGTGCCGGGCTTGGAGTATTCGATCTGTGATGAGCGTGGGTATCTCCCCGACGTCCTACAGCCGTTGATCGACGCCCGTGATACGATGAAAAGAGAGATCCGAGAGATCGATGATGAGGAGCGAGTTGCAGTCCTGAAGTCGCGTGCGGACGCGATCAAGTGGATTCTGGTAAGCTGTTTTGGCTATCAGGGATTTAGTAATGCGAAGTTCGGTCGCATCGAATGTCACGAAGCGATCAACGCCTATGCTCGCGAGATTCTGCTCGATACAAAGGAGACGTTTGAGGCCAATGGGTGGCACCTTCTGCATGGAATCGTCGATAGCCTCTGGGTGACCGCGATTGAGGGTCAGAAACAGACACCGCTTACCGAGCTTGCGACGGTGATTTCCGACCGTGTTGGGATTCGACTTGAGTACGAATCGGCCTTCGAGTGGCTTGCACTCGTTCCTCTGCGTGATCGTGACGAGGGAGCGCTCACGAAATACTTCGGAAAGGTCGCGTCTGCAACGGGTGATGAGCCCGAGTACAAGTATCGGGGTATCGAGTGTCGCCAGCGATCAACGCCGGACTGGATCACGAACGCCCAACAGGAGCTGATCGTGACGCTTGATCAGTCTCGATCGCCAGAAGTAGTGTGTGCTCGCCTGCAGCGTCAACTCGCGGAACTTCATGCCGGGCGGGTCGACCCGGAGGTGCTTACAATCGATAATCGACCCTCAAAGCACGTCGAGGAGTATACCCGGACCACGCGAACGGTTGCTGCACTGCAGCGTGCACAGGATGAGGGACTTGATCCACAGCCTGGACAGGACGTTTCATACGTGGTGGTCGACGACTCAAAGCGCTCTCGAGACCGCGTTCAGCTCACTCATGAATTGTCTCAGCAGTATGATGCCGAATTTTACGCGGATCTATTGCTCCGAGCTGCCGAAAGTGTCTGCTCGCCACTCGGGTGGCAGCGGAGCGATATCGAAGCGTATCTGTCGGACCACCAAGACAGCTCGTTGGCAGCGTTTCAGAACTGA